CGGCTTTGTAAAGTAGGCATGGGGAGCAGAGGTGGTGAGTGGACGGGGACCACGTGCATCCCCTTGTCCACTCCCCCAGACCCGGACATCCCCACTGCCCTGCCACTGttctttgaaaattaattttttccccGTGGCGACAGCTCCACCCTTCGCGCCGTTATCCTTTCCAATCCAGTGACTTCAGCACTGGCTCCGGGCTGGGAGcggcaggagggaaggaaaggaggcaAAACACTTGGCGTGACCTTCTCTCCCAGCATACACGTGCATGGAGCAGGAGGGCCAGGCACACTGCCCTATTACTGCCATGAGCACAGCACCAGGGCCAGTAAAGCTTCCCAAGGCACATGAATGGCACAAAACACAACCAGCCCCTTTTTCCCTGCCTTCTTCCTCATAGGCGCAGCTCTGTCACTGTCGACAGTATTTTCGGTGGACAAGACACCAGTTGCTGCACAAAGTGCttaaagctgcttttctcctcctctctacCACTAATTTCAGCTTTGTACTCCGGAGAGAAGAGCTTGTGATATGGGCAGAGAACAGAGCGAGGTTTGAGCTGAATCCTAACCCCCCCGTCAGAGGAAAAGgccagggcaggaggaggaagcggGCAGGAAAGCAGAGCCGTCCGGAGATCCGGGGCTGGCTCCAAACAGCGGAGATGTGAGGATGCAGCAGGAGGCACCTGGGGGgtccagcactgagcaggggTGATGCCTGGTGCAGGGAGCTGGCTGCCTGCTTGGGCTGCCACGGGGATCCAAGGGCCGAGATAACAGCCTACAAATATCTAAAGAATGTAAACACCAAAGAAGGAAAGGGGATGGGGTGGGAGTGGAAGAATGAGTCCCGGGTGGTACAGAGAGAGCAGGGTGAAGAAATGGAGGACAGAAGGCAACAGAGCGAGTGCTCCAGACAGAGGGGACGGAGGGGATCCCATCCAGGCCATGGATCCCAGAGTTGCTCGGGCCGCAGGGCACAGGGCAACAGTTGACACCACGGGACAGCAGCGGTGGAatggacctctggaggtcacctgcTGCACGGTGACCTCAAGCAGGGCCGCCTCCCCTCCACCACAGCGGGGTTCCCGGCCGCCCCAAAAGCCCATTTCTTCCCCAAAAGGGGCCTGGCTCGGCTAGCAAAGGGCcccaaaagcaaagcacagcgCCAAACCCCTCACCGCCCCGCTGCACGGGGAAGGCCGCGGGCCCGGCCCGTCACCTCCACCCCGCCCCGCGCCTCGAGGACAGGCAGCGCCGGCACCAGCCCGGTCCCGCGGTCTCCGGACTCACCGTCATGGCGGGGGCGCGGCGTGGCCGGCTGCGGGCAGCCAGGGCGGCGGGGCGGCTTCAGCAGCCGGGCGGCTCCCGCggccccaccatgcccgctcgctccgccgcccgccccgagcttttttttttttccccccctttcaaacttttttttttttttttttttttttctttcctccccttcccaccccaaaCTTCCTGGgagggcccggcccggcccaaTGGCAGCGGGTGGCCGCCGGCTCGGCCGCCCCTTTCCCGCAGCCAATGGAgccggcggggcgggcggggagcTCCGGCCCTTACCTTAGTGCGTTTTTCGCTGGTGCTCCCATGTAGGGGCCGGCTTCCCGAGGAGCTCTGCGGTGGGCTGGAGCTCCCACCCAGCTGCGACTGCggggagagaaggggagagcTCGGTCTGAGCCCCTGTCCTCGCCTCCCCAGCCCCAAACGGCCTTCTCCTCCCATGtcacccagtgctggagcagaAACACTGCTCCTCGGACCTTAGGAAAAGGGGTGTGCTGGTTCCACACCCGGCAGGGCCAGATCCCTGCCATCTCCAAGCcctgtttccattttcactcCCCTGACTTACTCCCCTCactacaagagagacatggaggccctggagcgtgtccagagaagggcagtggagctgtgaggggtctggagcacaagtctgatggggagtggctgagggaactggggttgtgcagcctggagaagaggagctcaggggagacctcactgctctctacaaggacctgaaaggaggttgtggtgaggtgggggtcagcgTCTGCTCCCAGATAATAGCGATAGggcaagagggaatggcctcaagttgcaccatgggaggttcaggttggatatgaggaaaaatgccttctcagaaggagcggtgctgcactggcacaggctgcccagggagatggtggagtcgccatccccagaggtgttccagaactgtgtggatgtggcactgagggacatgtttCGGGGGCAGTAGTGGCAGTAGGTAGATAGCTGGACTGGATGgttttagaggtcttttccaaccttaatgatcctatgattctatactcACGTGGTAAATGAGGAGCTTCTTGTTCCCCCAGTCGCCTTCCAATGGCTTCTCTGGGTTGTTAGAGTCgtggctgtgctcagctcccTTCCAGTCATCCTCCAGCCGCTGTGCTGGGCTCTCAGGCCTCCTCCAGCTGTCATCTGGCCGTGGCCAGGCATCTCCATACCTAGCAGGGCTCCTCCAGTCcctttccagctgctgcatCAAGTCCATGTGGCACGGTGGCTTCTCCTGCGCCCTCCAGTCCTTCTCTGCCTTCTGAGCCTGGTGGGCATCTCCATGGCTCTTCCAGTTCTGCTCTGGTGGCCGCGTTGGGCTCATGGGACGCAAGGGCTTCCCTCGGCCTTTCCACTCATTGTCTGTGCCCTTCCCAGCATGGGGAAGCTGCAGTTTGTCACGGAGGCTCCTCCAGCTGCATTCCAGCTGCTTCCCGGATGGGTCCCTGTGTTGTCTCTGTGCACCTTGTGCCAGGCCAGGCTGGGAGGTCTCCTTTTGGCTTTTCCATGTGCCATCTGTCCGTCTTGTAGGACTCATGGAGCGTGGTGGCCTGGCTCCCCCCAGCTTGCCTCCATCCAAGCTCTTCCCAAGGCTTGGGGGGTGCAAAGAGTTCCCCCAACTTCTTCTCTCCACGGCTTTCCCCATGTTCGCAGTCTGCCAGGCAACTTGGCTCCTCTCTCCTCTGTTCCTccagtccttctctgcatgCTGGGGAGGGCTCAGAGCTCCCCCTGCCCTCCGTTCTAACCTagaagcagggctgggggagcgtGGGCTGGCGGATTGTGGGCTGTGGGATCGtgggctgctgcttcccctctCCAGTCGCTGAGTGGGGCTTGTGGGCTCCCGGGGCTTCCTCCAGTCCCTCTCCGCCCGTGGAGATGGGCACATGGGGTGCAGGGGGACCCCAGTCCTCTCTGGGTGCCGATCTGGGCTGGGGGAGCGCCGAGGCTCCTTGGAGtctctgctgtgcagctcaggctgccaggAGAGTCGCTGGCCCTGGAAACACACAGGGCAGAGAGCAAGGGGAGCATAAGTGAAGGCAAGGAGGGACGTAAGGTGGGATAAGAGCTGGGAGACAGCTTGGTTGGGTTATGGAAGGCTGTGCATAGAGCCAGCTTGTATCCAGGAGAAGCCTCTTGGACCCAGAAATAGGGGGAAACGTAGCAGGAGAAAGCAGCCAGGactcacctccctgggcaggctggggctggaCTGCCTCCGAATGACTCTGCCTTTgctgggtggcactggggtcTTGCCATCCAGCCGCTCCACGCGGCCCTCCTCCAGCGCCTGGAAAGCCTCCAACGTCTCAGATTTcctgcaggcacacacagcCTATCCGGCTGCTGTCTGAGCCCCTCTCCAGCCCTACATCTCTGCCTGCCCCAGATGCTGGAGTCTCTACCCTATTGCTGCGACCACCCCAGCTTCCTCTTACACATCTTCTTTGTGCCATTTCTTCAAGTCCTCTCCACTTTGCTCCTTCCCATCTCGCCCACTGCCCGGTCCCTATTACACCCTTGCATACCCCGTGCCACCACTGGGCTGCCAGCGTTGGAGCCACTTGTGCTTCTCCAGCCAAAGACCCACCTGGGACTGGGGACTTCTCAGCATCCCTAAGCCTACTAGGATTTGGGagcttctttctcctttccccatcTCCCAGCTCTACAGCATATCCTGCAGTTCCCACGACATGGCTGGGAGCTCCAGAGCTGAGCTGTaactcccagccctgctctccccaAGCCATGGAGTGACTCATGGGGACAACCCACTGCAGAGCTCTATCGCTCCTCACCTGCGCTCACAGCCAAATATCCTCTCCACCTCCACTCGGCCAGGACTGAGCGTGCGGGAACCACAGCGGTCGGCAGCATCTCCATGGCCAAGGCGCTTGGGTTTGGGCAGGTCTGCCAGCACCGTGTACTCCTGCCTCTCCAGCACATGCTTCCCCTCTGTGCGTCCGCCACCCAGATGCCCACGGGGCTCCCCAGCCCGGGAGGAGGATGCCaagtgcctgctgctgcctggacCTGGAGAGGAGCTGCGGCCAGAACGTGGTGCGGAGGGAGCCCAGGGAGGGTCAGGTTTTCGGGATTCCAAGGAGAAATAGCCACTTTCTATGCGGTGCTTCGCCCAGCCCTCCTTGGGCTTTTGGCTGGTGGGAGTGCGCTCTGGGATGGGGATAAGGTTGTTAAATGAGCGGTGTGCAATGCTACTCTGCccacagcaaagcagggctTCAGAGTTAGGAACGATCCAGGAGGGCAGAGGGAAAACCCAGACTGCAGGGTGAGGTGGGAGCACAGTGAAGCATGCAGGGAGATGGCAGCCCCATGTTTTATGGTCAAGACACCAAGAGGATCCAGCGTGGGAGCAAACCACACATACCTGCTTTTGGCACACAGACTTCTTTCCTAAAGCTTGGAGCCTCTGTCCTCACCCAGGATCCAGAAGGAACGGGCTGAGCCCACCTGGCTCTGTCCACCTGCAGCTGTACGTTATCCTTGTGGCCTCTGTAGCTCATTGTGTCCCGCTTGCCTGATCCCAAAGTGGTGTCCAACAGCCTGGTCATCTCCCAGCCCTGAGAGACAAATAGGGCAGGGCTTTGCAATAGGACTGCGAGCTACTGGGCTGAAAGGGGGCAAAGAACATGTGTGAGGAGTGAAGGGTCCCAGCGGACAGCTCCCCTCCCCTGGCATCTTGGGAGCTTCTGAGTATGCCCAGCAGAAGTGGCTCTGAGGGGACGAGGGAGCTGAAACCACCCAAACCAAGAGAAGTGCCCATCTCACCCTGCCTTCAGTGTGGCTGTGGGGCTCGGTGCTGGTTTCTCCATGCTGGCCcacagtgctggggctgagtgggggctgtgccctgctctggTGCCAGCTGTGGAGCAAGGAGAGGACAGACAGCGGTCAGCGTGGCTGCACCGCCTGAGGACAGATAGCAGTCACAAGAAACCTAGGCAGAGAAAGCGCTCAGCCCTTTTTTCCCAAGCAGAGTATAgaatcaaggttggaaaagaccactaaggtcacccagtccaaccatcaacccatcaccactatgcCCATTAACCATGTCCCCCATTGCACTGGGGATACTGCACCCAATTTCCCCGTCTTCCCCCTCTGTCAGTTACTGCCACTCACCGCTCTGCACCGTCGGCCCGACCCACGCAGACGTACACCTCACACTGCGGTGCTACGATGCGGACGGCGTCCCAGGGCCCACCTGGGTCTGCGTTGGTGCTGTGCCCCGCCACCTCTGCGTCATGCTCCTGTGAGGAAGGGGGGGATGCAGCCGTGCCATCACCGTGCCGGATATGAAAGCACATGAGGATGAGGGCTTGGGGAATCTCTGCTTGCAGCTGCCCTCCAGCATCCCCCCCAGGCCCGTTACCTGCAGGGTTTGGGTTAAGTGGTAGGGGGCTTGCCTGCCCTCCCTCTGGCATCTCACCCACACTTGGATCTGCTCAGAGACGGCTCTAAGCAGATCGCAAAGGGCTGCAGTAATCTTAGAGAGCCTGGGGCCAGGGGGAGAGGGCAAGGAGGAGGGCGGGAGGCTCATTACTATTTCATGATCCCCAGCCTGGTGCTCTGAGAGGATAGCAAATGACACGAAACCCTCCGTGAACATGAAACCAGCTGACGCCTGGAGGGATGCAGCGCTCTGCAGCCAAGTGGCTTGTTCTGGAGGATGGGGTCAGACTGAGCCCTGCATCACATGAGATGTATCCCCTTCCACCTTTCTCTCCAGGAACAGCTcgctgcagccccagggagaTCTGCCAGGACCACATTTTCggtaagaatcatagaattgtttgagtcagaagggaccaACAGGCATCAAACAGAGATGAAATCCAGTGTGGGTCCCTACTTTGCCattcccccttcccttcccattgCTATTTACTTGCATGTATCTGCATtgctccctccctgcttccCCTCCCAGGATCTATGGAGCCCTTCCTAATTGTGTCCAGCCCTTCCCTACCAAGgtggctccagctctgctccaagCACAGTTAAATGATGGACACCCTGAGCTATTGTGCTAGGGATTTCCATCTCTACAAAGTCCCAGGGCTAAGCAAAGCAGCCCTTAACGCAGCATTCGTAGCCTGCAGGTGGGATGGAGGAGCTTACCTGGGCAGCGTGCGGGTGAACCCCTGCGGCACGGAAGCAGTGTTGGCACAGGCTCCTTGCAAATATGTTGGCTTCAAAGTTGGCACAGGGTACGTCATTCACCGAACCTGGCATCCTCCATAGGATTGGAGGTGCtctggctgctgggctgcagggagcagccaggagaaaggaacagcagcagaaagctgagctTTCAGCTACCCATCCTCAGGCTCCTGTGGAAGCACAAACGGTAGTCCTAAACTGAAGCTTGCTGCACTCGTCTGGGCAGGCTGGAATCAAAGGGCATGCAGGTGTAAGGCCATCAGTATGACCCACCTAgttacacaaaataaaagggTATTCCCCAGCAGGAGCCTTATTTTAGAAAGGGGCATTGCTTTGCACCCTCCAGTAGTGTCTGAGAGGGGCAGCTTGAGGAAGGTACATTTTCTTAACTCATTCACACCAGACCTGAGCCCAGGCACTCACCTGGGAgcaatgcagaaagaaagagcCCAACCTcgctgcccagccctgcccactgATTGCCACACGTGGCAACCCCATAGCATCACACTACCTGATGAGCAAACTGTGGATCCCCACATACCGCAGGGCTCTTAGAGCCCACTGAGCTCTCCACGGCCTCTACAACGCATGCGGCCGTAGCTACTgctcccagtgcatcccagtgCCCCCCCAGTACCTCCACTTCCCCACGACTCCCAGCATCGCTCTCCCCGCCGAGCTCCCCTTTGAATGGAGCTCCCCGTGGGAATTGCGGGCAGCGAAGCCACGCCCACTGCCCTCTCATTGGCCTCGACCGGGCACAGATTTGAATACTGCCCTCTGAGTGGCTGTCTGGAGGCGCGCCGGCGGGCACGTGCGCGGGCACCCACGTGTCGGTGGCTGCGGTCGGGCGATCGACCCGAGCTGGGCTGGGGACGGGGCTgccatttttccccctcatcTCCATCTCCCGCCAGTGAGCAGGCCTGGGGCTTCTGCCCCAGGACTTGGTTAACATCGGCAGGACAGTTCTGCAAGCACTAGGACTTCCTACTAGTCAGCTCCCTTAGCTCTCAAAAGCTCTAGTCCCTAATCCCGTGACGTTTTTTCTCAGATCTTTTCTTGGAGCAGCAATAAGactgcactgcacacagccTTGAGCTTGATACACTCCATGGGAGCAACACACAGCACACCTCACACACGCTGCAGCTTCATCTTTGCACTGAGCTCCAGTTTCTCCATGACTATCCGACCTCCCTGTCTGGTTTTGATCCTCTGTAATCCCAATCACATTtttgtgcatgcatgtgtgcagAATCACAGCCTAGCCCTTGAAAGCCATCACGTGTGGACACACAATATTGGAGTTTCACATCCCCTCTGTGCAAGctctggggcagcagcacccacaccACTCAGGTGCCCAATCTGTGGGGACAAGGCTGCAGCTGAGTGCACAGCTGGGTGACCCTGGGACACACAGTGGTCACAGTGATCACTTCTCAGTGCAGCAGCCACACTAGCATGGTGATTTTTGCAGGTACGATGCATTCAGAAGCAGCTTCCTCACCAACAGCTGGAACTTGTTTGTGAGcagccagaaggaaaaaacaacagtaacacTCAAAACTGTCTTGAAAAGAAGGGGAAGCAGCAAATGACACAATGACTCTAGCACAAAGACTTTAACACACATGCTGGATGTGCCTGGCAACTGCTTCACACACAAGCTTGTACGTGTAAGCTGGTATCCTTCACCCAGTATATCCTGGAGCAGCCCAGTTCCAGCCCTGTGCGTAACGAGACAGCAGCGAGGGATGAGTCAGTAAGCCACATTACAAAATCAAGCTTGAATCAATCAGATGGAGAAATCAATAGCACAGCAACCAATACTTGTGGTTAACTCCATATAGGATTTAATGGCTCtgctttttccacttttttttttttttttccccccaagcACAGAAGGAAGGCTTTTCAagatttcagctgcagcttgaGAAAGGCTCAGAAGTTATTAGGGTCAGTAATTCTTCTAAATCACCTGGCAGCAAAATTACAAACACTTCAGTGTTGCTGAGGCCACTCTTAACATCCTATCAGGATTATAATGAGGTATTTCAACGCTGCCCCGCTGCCATTCCAGGCTTCCCACAAACCCAACCCAAAGTTCACACTCCACGTTTCAGCAGGTTTTGCAGTGTGACACACATGGACCGCAAACAGCAGCCATTCCAGCTTTAGGGCAAACTCCTGGGGAGCAAAGTGCAAGCCTCACTCTGCCTCTGGTCACCCTGCAAGGCACCATGCACCGAGGACAGGGGAAAAGCTGCTGTACAACCCTGACTGCTAGGATCCAGGCATGCCATCAGACTGTCAGAGATCAATGTGCTGCCCAGGCTCTCTCCCCTGGTCTGAAGTTTCACTTTGTTTTGCCAGAAGCATTCTTTATCCACAGCCATGCATGgcgacttttttttttttccttctcttgcagaCATCCATGCTAGAACACATGTACTAGCATTCTCAAGCAGAAGGCGGCCACCCTGAGGTAATGCACATCCTCTGCCACTCCCATCCCAGAGAGGGCCACACACATGCAGCGAGGGCATTAAGGGATTTCATACTACTCTGAGCTATCGGAATTAACATCGGCGCATTCAGCAGACAATGGAATGAGCCATTCCTGCTCTGGCGGGTTCTGTATTACCACAAAAATGGCTCCTAGCTATTCCCTTTCCTGAGCACCAGtagattttaaagattttttttttcccagcaacaGGAATCATTAACCCTCTTTCCAGCTGGTACTGGTATTAACACAGTTGCTGTTATGGTTCAGATAAGTCACACGTATTTCTCTTAGCAAAATGACTTCACAGAAGAAACTTACTAAATTTCATCTGGGatagatac
The Numida meleagris isolate 19003 breed g44 Domestic line chromosome 1, NumMel1.0, whole genome shotgun sequence genome window above contains:
- the TRIOBP gene encoding TRIO and F-actin-binding protein isoform X1 → MPGSVNDVPCANFEANIFARSLCQHCFRAAGVHPHAAQEHDAEVAGHSTNADPGGPWDAVRIVAPQCEVYVCVGRADGAERWHQSRAQPPLSPSTVGQHGETSTEPHSHTEGRGWEMTRLLDTTLGSGKRDTMSYRGHKDNVQLQVDRARWAQPVPSGSWVRTEAPSFRKEVCVPKAERTPTSQKPKEGWAKHRIESGYFSLESRKPDPPWAPSAPRSGRSSSPGPGSSRHLASSSRAGEPRGHLGGGRTEGKHVLERQEYTVLADLPKPKRLGHGDAADRCGSRTLSPGRVEVERIFGCERRKSETLEAFQALEEGRVERLDGKTPVPPSKGRVIRRQSSPSLPREGQRLSWQPELHSRDSKEPRRSPSPDRHPERTGVPLHPMCPSPRAERDWRKPREPTSPTQRLERGSSSPRSHSPQSASPRSPSPASRLERRAGGALSPPQHAEKDWRNRGERSQVAWQTANMGKAVERRSWGNSLHPPSLGKSLDGGKLGGARPPRSMSPTRRTDGTWKSQKETSQPGLAQGAQRQHRDPSGKQLECSWRSLRDKLQLPHAGKGTDNEWKGRGKPLRPMSPTRPPEQNWKSHGDAHQAQKAEKDWRAQEKPPCHMDLMQQLERDWRSPARYGDAWPRPDDSWRRPESPAQRLEDDWKGAEHSHDSNNPEKPLEGDWGNKKLLIYHSQLGGSSSPPQSSSGSRPLHGSTSEKRTKPDLLNFKKGWMSILDRPGEWKKHWFVLTDSSLRYYRDSNAEEADDLDGEIDLRSCTDVTEFAVQRNYGFQIHTKDAIFTLSAMTSGIRRNWIEALRKNVRPVSAPDVTKLSDCNKENTIRNCVPPKSSLRVDEQQQQQPSSEGSTKGSTWKADGPRHAFDYVELSPLQQDPQNQESPPRTRGSLRVSERVPKHEDLERDLAVRSEERRKWFESPDGRVSNSDGPGGNLSRKVGEPDLPTAPLSEEQRVRLNEEIEKKWLELERLPLKDSRRVPLTTLLNQGKGNHADANEALKKEVQSLRAQLESCRARNESLREAAKSQGDGHVPRGYISQEACERSLAEMESSHQQVMEELQRHHQREMERLRQEKERLLAEEAAATAAAIEALKKAHREEMNKELGRTRSFQQCGSISDALQKQHQLDVDSLKRELQVLSEQYSQKCLEIGQLTEKAEEREQTLQRCQQEGKQLLRKNQELQIRLSDEIGKLRSFITSRCSGDRSPQNNERSSCELEVLLRVKENELQYLKKEVQCLREELQMMQKDKRFASGKYQDVYAELNHIKVRSEREIEQLKEHLRLAMAALQEKESLCNSISN